The Flavobacterium piscisymbiosum genome includes a region encoding these proteins:
- a CDS encoding hybrid sensor histidine kinase/response regulator transcription factor: MKIKHIFCCFISILLFACTIKEENTSINTTTLSQLNKNEQPKISTSDYKSIWDSFKSLDVKYSLEQLDNTKGLSNSSINTIFQDSENLLWIGTWDGLNRYDGNSFEIFRPELNNKNSLSNQVILKIDEDNTGRIWILTIHGINRYDKKTGLFEHYYFSRENIPPLSESEFNMALNTSKKVFCAVKDWGIGFFDGDRFQLLNTGKLSKKAVKKMEFTLSGELLVLFEDNKLFSLSFKNKPNKKPSLSKAVLIADDIRTFGVVSKEKICIVSVTGNSNLYSFTTKEKTVLSKKDIENSIGNLPEGLVVSSKTGYFIIDTNGTIINHSWLKYLNNQKTTTLIRGNENILWAGTDGDGIIKMYPLKKSFNLISKAQVPELDGAIVRTFLQVDENSFLVGTKGKGLFRFSSHFYLNSEKPLEYKNYNENNSAINNAVFSLCKGQDDLIFIGTDGEGISIFDLKKSKLINWSNIPGNKDYDYFKSIYSIYQDEEGFIWMGTNGYGMIRCKIERSGENLKITDFKRYIAANNQKNTLSSNIVFSIIPKDKNQLWIGTRLGGLNLFDKKSEYFNVYKNDPNDAYSLSNNDILCLQTDAKNRLWIGTSFGLNLLNPVKNGGKAIFRNFTVKDGLSNNTIHGIVSDKKNNLWLSTNFGLSNFNPSQLKFTNYTRNEGLQNNEFADGAFYQDLKSEFIFMGGIKGFNYFLPQKIKESTIIPDLFIDKISGQNQPIPYYQGLVITPNSDTHPSIVLKHNQNFFDIKLTALTYINTEKCQYAYQLMNFDKGWNTINNRRIISFTNVPKGNYSLWIKWSNSDGVWSKPVHAIDICVKPVFWQSNLALIIYSLLFLGFVLFVLSYYKKRQSLTQNILFRQREQELHENRLTFFTDIAHEFQTPLTLIVGPIQKLSEATNLSERNQKFIQMVQRNSSRLLFLTQQLLEFRKAEYDYLEVTVKKFDLVNLIEQIAELFDEWALDKNIEYNLDIPPALPGWFDKDKIEKIVFNLMSNAFKYTPVNGKIDLKFCIQKNDSKKLNITITNTGKGIPKEELDSLFTQFFLADTNAKETDNNMFRTGIGLAYVKKLVGVLKGEIQVTSTLNKETTFTILLPCSKEAFNDKELDTAISPILISHHLKNILEENTIKIEDTPNKVLSLEELADNRRIILIVEDEKDIHTLLNELLSEKYKLIVAYNGLEAMQIIEDVIPDIIISDVMMPFMDGVELCKKIKTNLKTCHIPFIMLTAKDSVIHRIEGIESGSNSYIPKPFYPDHLLIRIQKLLEEKELISRYFKQDTLTENLPHLDINKEEKDFIKKVIELIRNNIDNENLQSLFIERELGISNSQLYRKTKQLFGFTPGDLIRTIRLKYAAELLRKNKLTVSEVCYQSGFNNRSYFYREFKKLYDLTPKNYQLKYK, from the coding sequence TTGAAAATTAAACATATATTTTGCTGTTTTATATCTATCCTTCTTTTTGCCTGCACCATTAAAGAGGAAAACACTTCTATTAATACAACAACACTTAGTCAGTTAAATAAAAATGAACAACCTAAAATTAGCACTTCAGATTATAAATCAATCTGGGATTCATTTAAATCTTTAGACGTAAAATATTCACTGGAACAATTAGACAATACAAAGGGGCTGTCGAATAGTTCAATCAATACTATATTTCAGGATTCTGAAAACCTACTCTGGATAGGAACCTGGGATGGTCTCAACCGATATGATGGAAATAGTTTCGAAATTTTCAGACCCGAATTAAACAATAAAAACAGTCTTAGTAATCAGGTGATCCTCAAAATAGATGAGGACAATACAGGTAGAATTTGGATATTAACGATACACGGAATTAATCGTTATGATAAAAAAACCGGTCTATTTGAGCATTACTACTTTTCACGAGAAAATATTCCGCCATTATCTGAATCTGAATTTAATATGGCGCTTAATACTTCCAAGAAAGTTTTTTGTGCCGTAAAAGACTGGGGAATTGGCTTTTTTGATGGCGATCGTTTTCAATTACTAAACACTGGAAAACTTTCAAAAAAAGCGGTAAAAAAAATGGAATTCACTTTAAGTGGTGAATTATTGGTATTATTTGAAGATAATAAACTCTTTTCATTATCCTTTAAAAACAAACCAAACAAAAAACCTTCTCTTTCTAAAGCGGTTTTAATTGCTGATGACATTCGAACTTTTGGAGTTGTTTCAAAAGAAAAAATATGCATTGTATCTGTAACCGGAAATAGTAATTTATATTCTTTTACCACTAAAGAAAAAACAGTACTTAGTAAAAAAGACATTGAAAACAGCATAGGAAATCTTCCTGAAGGACTTGTTGTTTCGAGTAAGACGGGATATTTTATTATTGATACAAATGGTACGATCATTAATCATAGTTGGTTAAAATATTTGAATAACCAAAAAACTACAACATTAATTAGAGGAAATGAAAACATCCTTTGGGCCGGAACAGATGGCGACGGAATAATCAAAATGTATCCGCTCAAGAAGTCATTTAATCTTATTTCAAAAGCTCAGGTTCCGGAACTGGATGGAGCGATTGTAAGAACATTTCTTCAGGTTGACGAAAATTCTTTTTTAGTGGGTACAAAAGGAAAAGGCTTATTTCGTTTTTCATCTCACTTTTATCTCAATTCTGAAAAACCGCTGGAATATAAAAATTATAATGAAAATAACAGCGCCATCAATAATGCGGTATTTTCTTTATGTAAAGGACAAGATGACTTAATTTTTATAGGGACTGATGGTGAAGGGATTTCTATTTTCGATCTAAAAAAATCTAAATTAATTAATTGGAGCAATATTCCAGGAAATAAAGATTACGATTACTTTAAATCGATTTACTCTATTTATCAGGATGAAGAGGGATTTATTTGGATGGGAACTAACGGCTACGGAATGATTCGTTGCAAAATTGAACGCTCTGGAGAAAATTTAAAAATCACTGATTTTAAGAGATATATTGCGGCTAACAATCAAAAAAACACTTTAAGTAGTAATATTGTTTTTTCTATAATTCCTAAAGATAAAAACCAACTTTGGATTGGAACCCGATTGGGAGGTTTGAATTTATTCGATAAAAAATCAGAGTATTTCAATGTTTATAAAAACGACCCAAATGATGCCTATAGTTTATCAAATAATGATATTTTGTGTTTGCAAACTGATGCTAAAAACAGACTCTGGATTGGTACCAGTTTTGGTCTCAATTTATTAAATCCTGTAAAAAATGGCGGAAAAGCAATCTTTAGAAACTTTACTGTAAAAGACGGACTTTCTAACAATACGATTCACGGAATTGTTTCGGATAAAAAAAACAATCTTTGGTTAAGCACCAATTTTGGTTTATCAAACTTCAATCCTAGTCAATTAAAATTTACCAACTATACCCGAAATGAAGGTTTGCAAAATAATGAATTTGCAGACGGCGCCTTTTATCAGGACTTAAAATCTGAATTTATTTTTATGGGAGGAATTAAAGGTTTTAATTATTTCCTGCCTCAAAAAATAAAAGAATCTACTATAATTCCGGATCTTTTTATTGATAAAATAAGTGGTCAAAATCAACCTATTCCCTATTATCAAGGATTGGTAATAACGCCAAATTCAGATACTCACCCCTCGATTGTTTTAAAACACAATCAAAACTTTTTTGATATCAAGCTGACTGCGTTAACCTATATTAATACTGAAAAATGCCAATATGCTTATCAATTGATGAATTTTGATAAAGGCTGGAATACCATCAATAACCGACGCATTATTTCTTTTACCAATGTGCCTAAAGGAAACTATTCTTTGTGGATAAAATGGTCGAATAGTGATGGTGTCTGGAGCAAACCCGTTCATGCGATTGATATTTGTGTTAAACCTGTATTCTGGCAATCGAATCTTGCCCTAATAATCTATTCTTTGTTGTTTCTGGGCTTTGTATTATTTGTGCTTAGTTATTACAAAAAACGTCAATCACTAACCCAAAACATTCTTTTTAGACAAAGAGAACAAGAACTTCATGAAAACAGGCTTACCTTTTTTACTGATATTGCCCATGAATTTCAAACTCCGCTAACGCTAATCGTTGGACCTATTCAGAAACTTTCTGAAGCAACAAACCTCAGCGAAAGAAATCAGAAATTCATACAAATGGTTCAACGAAATTCTTCTCGCCTGTTATTCTTAACACAACAATTACTTGAATTTAGAAAAGCCGAATACGATTATCTGGAAGTAACAGTGAAAAAATTTGATCTTGTAAATCTGATCGAACAAATTGCGGAATTGTTTGATGAATGGGCTTTGGATAAAAACATTGAATACAATCTCGACATCCCTCCTGCCCTGCCCGGATGGTTTGATAAGGATAAAATTGAAAAAATAGTATTCAATCTTATGTCAAATGCTTTTAAGTACACTCCTGTAAACGGAAAAATTGACCTTAAATTTTGTATTCAGAAAAATGATTCAAAAAAATTAAATATTACGATCACAAACACCGGTAAAGGAATTCCAAAAGAGGAATTAGACTCCTTGTTTACTCAATTTTTCTTAGCAGATACAAATGCCAAAGAAACCGATAACAATATGTTTAGAACCGGTATTGGTCTGGCTTATGTAAAAAAATTAGTTGGTGTATTAAAAGGTGAAATACAGGTTACGAGTACTCTAAATAAAGAAACAACTTTTACAATATTATTGCCTTGCAGCAAAGAAGCCTTTAATGATAAAGAACTCGATACGGCAATAAGCCCTATTTTAATTTCGCATCATTTAAAAAACATTCTGGAAGAAAATACAATTAAAATTGAAGATACTCCAAATAAGGTTTTATCGCTGGAAGAGCTTGCCGATAATCGCAGAATAATTTTAATCGTTGAGGACGAAAAAGACATTCATACTCTCCTTAACGAATTGCTTAGCGAAAAATACAAACTTATTGTAGCTTATAATGGCCTTGAAGCGATGCAAATCATTGAAGATGTAATCCCTGATATAATTATTAGCGATGTAATGATGCCATTTATGGATGGCGTTGAACTTTGCAAGAAAATCAAAACCAATCTTAAAACCTGCCATATTCCTTTTATTATGCTTACGGCAAAAGACTCTGTTATACACCGAATTGAAGGGATAGAGAGCGGTTCTAATTCCTACATTCCAAAACCATTTTACCCGGATCACCTTTTGATAAGGATACAAAAGTTACTGGAAGAAAAGGAGTTGATTTCAAGATATTTCAAACAAGATACTCTTACTGAAAATCTGCCCCATCTTGATATAAACAAGGAAGAAAAGGATTTTATAAAAAAAGTAATTGAGCTTATTCGTAATAATATCGATAATGAAAACCTTCAGAGTTTATTTATCGAAAGAGAATTAGGCATCAGTAACTCGCAATTGTATCGTAAAACCAAACAACTTTTTGGTTTTACACCTGGTGATTTAATTCGTACCATTCGATTAAAATATGCTGCTGAATTGTTAAGAAAAAACAAATTAACAGTTTCTGAAGTATGTTACCAATCCGGGTTTAATAACCGATCTTATTTTTATCGTGAGTTTAAAAAACTATACGATTTAACTCCCAAAAATTATCAGCTCAAATACAAATAA
- a CDS encoding superoxide dismutase, which produces MKKYIVHFSTLASFFLLFSCNDNNKLTEVVEVPLPTKEEKITIGSPNDVKADPGSFEMTKLPFSYDALAPAIRTLTLETHYSKHYLTYTNNFNKEILNTEFENMPIEDILKKMDLSNAKLRQNAGGYYNHTLYFNILTPKQETPKDTLAGSINKEFGSFANLTNQFKGQSTKQFGSGWVWLVVDRYGKLQVTTTENQDNPLMKNALIPGTPILGIDLWEHAYYLDYQNRKGSYIDAFYDHINWEKVNENYIEALKKVKKV; this is translated from the coding sequence ATGAAGAAATACATTGTCCATTTCAGCACTTTAGCTTCATTTTTTCTTTTATTTTCATGTAATGATAACAACAAGTTAACCGAAGTTGTTGAAGTTCCTTTGCCTACAAAAGAAGAAAAAATAACAATAGGATCACCAAATGATGTAAAAGCAGATCCAGGTTCTTTTGAGATGACGAAGTTGCCTTTTTCTTACGATGCTTTGGCTCCTGCGATAAGAACCCTTACTTTAGAAACTCATTATTCTAAACACTATCTAACTTATACCAACAATTTTAATAAAGAAATTTTAAATACAGAATTTGAAAATATGCCTATTGAAGATATCCTGAAAAAAATGGATCTCAGCAATGCAAAACTTCGCCAAAATGCGGGAGGCTATTACAATCACACTCTTTATTTTAATATATTAACTCCTAAGCAGGAAACTCCAAAAGATACTCTTGCAGGTTCAATCAATAAAGAATTTGGTTCTTTTGCCAATCTTACGAATCAGTTTAAAGGACAGTCAACAAAGCAATTTGGTTCTGGTTGGGTTTGGCTAGTCGTAGATAGATACGGAAAACTTCAAGTAACTACAACTGAAAATCAGGACAATCCTTTAATGAAAAATGCTTTGATTCCCGGAACACCAATTTTAGGAATCGATTTATGGGAACATGCTTATTATCTGGACTACCAAAACAGAAAAGGAAGTTATATTGATGCTTTTTACGATCATATTAATTGGGAAAAAGTAAACGAAAATTACATCGAGGCTTTAAAGAAAGTCAAAAAAGTATAA
- a CDS encoding acyl-CoA-binding protein: protein MTKKDLDTRFLEAVETALKMTQASLPQDVQLRLYAYYKQATFGTAVYNQSENFDLRDAFKTNAWMQISHISIDEAKESYIEIINSLTSK from the coding sequence ATGACCAAAAAAGATTTAGATACTCGTTTTTTAGAGGCTGTAGAAACTGCTTTAAAAATGACTCAGGCCTCTCTGCCGCAAGATGTGCAGCTGCGCTTGTATGCGTATTACAAACAGGCAACTTTTGGAACTGCTGTCTATAATCAATCTGAAAATTTTGATTTAAGAGATGCTTTCAAAACAAATGCCTGGATGCAAATTAGCCATATCTCGATAGACGAAGCGAAAGAAAGCTATATTGAAATCATTAATTCACTAACATCAAAATAA
- a CDS encoding phosphatidylserine decarboxylase family protein yields MFHKEGGPSILLGTAFAVAVLLIADKFIDITWLRMLVQIAGVVVLIIILQFFRNPKRIAIRNSDQILAPVDGKVVVIEEVYEGEYFKDKRLQVSIFMSPINVHVTRYAMDGIIKFSKYHPGKFLVAWHPKASEENERTTIVIENETFGQILYRQIAGALARRIVNYAQEGMQVVQGTDAGFIKFGSRVDLFLPLGTPINVVLNQKAIGGKTIIATKA; encoded by the coding sequence ATGTTTCATAAAGAAGGAGGACCATCCATTTTATTAGGTACTGCATTTGCAGTAGCTGTACTTTTAATTGCTGACAAATTTATTGATATTACCTGGCTAAGAATGCTTGTTCAGATTGCTGGCGTGGTAGTTTTGATTATTATTTTGCAGTTCTTTAGAAACCCTAAAAGAATTGCAATTAGAAACAGTGATCAGATTCTTGCTCCGGTTGATGGAAAGGTTGTGGTTATTGAAGAGGTTTATGAAGGTGAATACTTTAAAGATAAACGTTTACAGGTTTCTATCTTTATGTCACCAATAAACGTGCACGTTACGCGCTACGCAATGGACGGAATTATAAAATTCAGCAAATACCACCCGGGGAAATTTTTAGTTGCCTGGCATCCTAAAGCAAGCGAAGAAAACGAAAGAACTACGATTGTAATCGAAAATGAAACTTTTGGACAAATATTATACAGACAAATTGCAGGTGCTCTTGCGAGAAGAATTGTAAATTATGCTCAGGAAGGTATGCAAGTCGTACAAGGTACTGATGCAGGTTTTATAAAATTTGGTTCAAGAGTAGATTTATTTTTACCTTTAGGTACTCCTATTAATGTAGTATTAAACCAAAAAGCAATTGGCGGAAAAACCATTATTGCTACAAAAGCTTAA
- a CDS encoding phosphatidate cytidylyltransferase produces the protein MNETLKRTISGAVYIALLLTSILFSTESFIILFGIFLIITIYEFCNLANLNKVFSILFGVLLYSATLLISHYNKQTTAFLNKTFNTELNLNVNIQELDLILLAVTIVVSIKCILFLFYDSVQKISTSSKYLYLLGYITLPFVFIVKISFGTNNYNPKIILGLFILIWTNDTFAYLVGKSIGKHKLFERVSPKKTIEGFLGGAVFAAFAGFLISKFYIQPNPEFSSKSILIWTIIALIVSVFGTIGDLIESKFKRIAGVKDSGSIMPGHGGILDRLDSVIFVAPIIFLFYQILYYVS, from the coding sequence ATGAACGAAACACTCAAGAGAACCATTTCTGGTGCTGTTTATATCGCTTTACTCCTAACTTCTATTCTGTTTTCTACCGAAAGCTTTATTATCCTTTTTGGCATTTTTTTAATTATTACCATATATGAGTTTTGCAATTTAGCAAACCTTAATAAAGTGTTTTCAATTCTGTTTGGAGTTTTATTATACTCCGCCACTTTATTGATTAGTCACTACAATAAACAAACTACAGCATTTTTGAATAAAACATTTAATACAGAGTTAAATTTAAATGTCAATATTCAGGAGTTAGACTTAATACTACTTGCTGTGACTATTGTTGTATCGATAAAATGTATCTTGTTTTTGTTTTATGATTCTGTTCAAAAAATAAGTACTTCTTCAAAATACCTGTATCTATTAGGATATATTACGCTTCCATTTGTATTTATTGTTAAAATTTCTTTTGGAACAAATAATTACAATCCAAAGATCATTCTAGGGTTGTTTATTTTAATCTGGACCAATGATACTTTTGCCTATTTGGTTGGAAAATCAATTGGAAAACATAAATTATTTGAACGCGTTTCTCCTAAAAAAACTATTGAAGGATTTTTGGGCGGTGCTGTTTTTGCTGCTTTTGCAGGATTTTTGATTTCTAAATTTTACATACAGCCTAATCCTGAATTTAGCAGCAAGTCAATCTTGATCTGGACAATAATCGCTTTAATTGTAAGCGTTTTTGGTACAATTGGAGATTTGATTGAATCAAAATTTAAAAGGATTGCCGGAGTAAAAGACAGTGGTTCAATAATGCCTGGCCACGGAGGTATCCTAGATCGATTAGATAGTGTTATATTTGTAGCACCAATTATATTTTTATTTTATCAAATTTTATACTATGTTTCATAA